The genomic DNA CGATTTCTTCGGTGTTTTTAGCCAACTCGTTCACGACTTCGGTAGAATTGTCGATCCGATGAGTTAATCGCTCCAAGCTTTGAACGCTCTCAGCAATCGTTTGCTGACCAAAAGTGACTGCACTGGTTACTTGTGAAACTAATTCAGACGCCGTTTCCGTGGTGGATTTTACCTGCTCCGCACTGTCGGATAATTGATGCGTGGCGACCGATACCATCTCTATTTCTTTTTGCACTTTGTTGGTATTTTCCGATAACCCTTCTTCTTTTGGACTCGCTTGAGCCATTAAAGAATCAAGTAGCTGAGCACTGTGTTCCGTTGCTTGCCGTGATGAGTTTATTTGCTCAACTAGCTTGTTATAAGCAGTAACTACGCCATGCAACTCTGGATCGCTATGCGCTTCTAAAAGCGGCCATTCGTTTCTTTTAATACCAGCCTGTATCCGTTTCGATAACTGTTGAATAGGTTTTAACAGCATTTGGAATGCAACCGCCGCCGCTATAACAATAATAACCAATAATGCAACGCTGTAGGTCAGTGCAGATCCGATAATACTCTTTGCGGTTCGTCCAATATTTTCTCCTGCAGCATAGGCTGCATCGCCAGCTTGCTTAATCGCGTTAGAGCCTTGGCTAATCTGATCCATTGAATTGGCTTGTTCATTCACGTATTGGTCACGTAAGGCATTGAGCAACGTCAATACTTTATCGGCCTGCAATTTTGCACCTTCGCCCATCGACTTACCCATAGACACCGAATTACTTTCGAACATTTCAAACATACGCTCAGCGTAGAGTTGAAAGCTTTCAGCCTCTTTTGTGATGCCTACAAAAACTGCAGCATTTTCGGGATCACTTCGGCTCATAGCCGTAAGCTGTTGCAAAAGCTGGTCATGCTTTTCTCGGCCAGACTCTAATGAGGCGGTGACCAACGTCAACGCTCCTTGAAAATACCAATAGGTGGTCTCATTCAGTAAATTAATGGCACCGTTTATTTGATGTACCCGCTCGATATTAATTTGCTGATTTGCGATTAACTCGATGTGCTGTGTTGATTGCGCTGCTTGCGTTGCTATGAGGGTTAATTGTTGATCGACTATCGGATGAACCGTCTGAATCTTTTTTATAATAAATAGGTTTACAGCAAGCACTGCCAGCGCAATCGCTAATATAAAACAGGCAAAACGCACCTTAAGTGACCCGCTTCGAGACTTAGGCTTTTCTGGGGAGTGGTTTTTCATTAAAGGCGCCTCAAACATAACTATACCTAAGGAGTAGCCTAGCAGCCTTTGCAAAAATAGTGAGATCAGGCTGATAGAGAAACAGAGTCTTATTTATCGGCCATTGTTTGAGTTACTTGAAGGGCTTTTCTTTCTCGAAACGAGCCTTATAAAAGGCATCATTCTCTGGGAGACCAATTAATAGCCACAATTCGCCTTTAGGACTGACCCGGCTACGAATGACTCGAGCTTCTCGGTCTAGGTATTTTTGTAGCCACTCTAAAGCGGCTTGCCTTGAATTAGGGAGCCGATACCACTGGTTCGCCCATTCATTACTCCATGCCATTATTTGATCTTCATACACATGGCGAATGCGCTCATCGACACTGGCGTCCGATAAAGGAGACTGCCGAAGTTGCGTAACAGGGTAACCCGGCATTTGAGGATCACACACAAATGCCGGCGCAGGAGTGCGGGGGCTATCGGGGTATACGCAACGAGTCATCTCGGTATTTAAAGACCGAGAACTACAGGACAACATCAAGCACCCTATGGCCAAATAGGCCAACAAAGACTTAATGTGGAGCCAAACGTTCGCCATAATTACCCTCGTACTACCTTTAAAACCCGAGCCTGTATTATTAAAACAATATACGAGCTCGAATTGTTCCCGTTACTGCCAATACTTTTTCTAATGCCGTTTCAGAGCAATCTGCCGAAACATCAATAACAACATAACCGATTTGCTCAGAAGTTTGTAAGTACTGACCAATAATGTTGATGTTATTTTCAGAAAACACGGTGTTAATTTCCGATAATACGCCAGGAATATTTTTATGAACATGCAAAATTCGATGCGCATTGGGGTGCGATGGTAATGCAACTTGTGGGAAGTTAACGGCCGACAGCGTAGTACCGTTGTCGGAGAATGTCGCCAGTTTTTCGGCTACTTCAATGCCAATGTTAAGTTGCGCTTCAAGCGTAGACCCACCGACATGAGGTGTAAGAATGACATTGTCGAACTCCCTTAACGGTGAGACAAACTCATCCGTATTTGAGCGTGGCTCAACTGGGAACACATCAATAGCGGCACCTAAAAGCTTGTTACTTCGTATGGCATCGGCTAAGTCGTCTATATCTACTACTGTGCCTCTAGCTGCATTAATGAAGACGCTATTCTCTTTCATTTGATCAAACTGCGCTTTTGCCATCATCCACTTAGTTGAAGTCGTTTCTGGCACATGAAGCGATACTACATCGGCTTTACTCAGAAGATCATTTAAAGAACCGACTTGTTGAGCGTTGCCCATTGGAAGCTTGGTCACAATGTCATAAAACAGCACTTCCATGCCCAGCCCTTCAGCAAGCACACCTAACTGGGTGCCGATACTGCCATAACCCACAATACCGAGCTTTTTGCCACGGATTTCATAGCTGTTCTCGGCTGTTTTTTTCCAACCACCTTGATGGCAGGCGGCGTTTTTCTCAGGGACACCGCGTAACAATAATATGGCTTCGGCCAAGACCAACTCAGCAACCGATCGAGTGTTTGAATAAGGAGCGTTAAAAACAGCTATACCACGGGCGGCTGCGGCTTTTAAGTCTACCTGATTGGTTCCTATGCAAAAGCAACCTACCGCGACCAGCTTTTTCGCGGCTTCGAATACTTTTTCAGTCAATTGCGTGCGAGAACGGATGCCAATAAAGTGGACATTTTTGATTTTTTCGATCAGTTCGGCTTCAGGAAGCGAACCTTTCAGTAATTCTATGTTGCTGTAACCAGCATTGGTTAGTGTATCTAAGGCGCTTTGGTGAACGCCCTCTAAGAGTAAAATGCGAATTTTGCTTTTATCGAGGGAAGTTTTGTTCATCTTTGGGCTCTGCTAAAGGTGACTAATAGGGTTGCAACTCCATGATAACACAGGCTTTATGTGGATTTTCAGCCAAATATTGCAATGTAATCATTCATTTCAGGGTATTTTCGCCCTTTTTCTAACTCAATCACAACCAGATACGAGTTATATTGAGTATTCTAACCTCTTTACCCTTGGGTTATTGCCGCCTAGGCCACTATATCGTTATACTTGCCGCCATTCTAAAAATTGCTGACTTGAATAAAACGGACTAATACATGAAAAAACTGCTTATTTTAATTAGTACATTGACTGCAAGCTTCGTGTTTGCCGACTATACAAGCTATGAAGACGAAGTAGCCGAACGTTTGAAACCGGCCGGAAACGTCTGTGTGCAAGGCGAAGAATGTACAACCGCCACGGCTACAGCGACCGTTGCTGACACGGGTCCTAAAAGTGGTGATCAAGTTTATACAACAGCCTGCGCCGCCTGCCACGGCACTGGTGCCTTAAATGCGCCGAAATTAGGTGATGCCGCAGCTTGGGCGCCTCGCCAAGCCAAAGGTTTAGACACACTTTACGCAAATGCTATTAATGGCTTCAATGCGATGCCGCCTCGTGGTGGTAATGCCGCGTTGAGCGACGATGAAGTGAAAGCCGCCGTTGATCACATGTTGAATGGTCTATAAAACATTGATCTGAGTACAAGCAAAAATTTAAGGGTGGCCTATGCTGCCCTTTTTAATGCCCATCCTTTGAGCGTCAGCGCCAACCCTGCTTTTGTGAACAGTTCGACTTCAACTTCTGTATTTAACTCCAATGTACGTACTACTGAGTCTACCACCAAAATAACTCTTCGTTTTTTCACTAATTTATACAGCCAGGTAAGAATAGGGCTAAAGACAAACACCTGCTTTAACCCTAAATAAAACCAATTCGACGTTATGGGTGGTGTACCGCGACAACTTTTTTCCCATTTAACAACAAACCAAGTAAGTCATTCACCTGCTCAGTTGTGACAGTGGCTAGCATAGCCTCACCATTATCATAATCTGTAATATCGCCGCCTAAAAATAGAATACCGGTTAGATTATTCAAAATACCTGTATTGGTGGCGAGGTTTTGTTTTTCTGATTCCGCCACACGATGACTTGCTTCCAAGACCTCCTGGTCCGTCAACGGGGTTTCTATCAGTTTTTGCAAGGTTTCATCCAATGCGGTTAGGGCTTCTTTTTCTCGAGCTGGTTCTGTACTCAGGTGAATTTGTAATTGCCACTGCTGTTGATCAAAGGTCTGAATACCCTGAGAAACCGCCGTTCCGTATGTGAGACCCGAATCTTCACGTATCGCTTTATGCAAGCGTTTTTCTACAGCTTGAATCATCACTTCCGACGCTAAGTAGCGTTGCACGTCAACGGGTAATTCTGTCTGTGCAAAAAGGTAGGTTATGTCGGTTTTTTCTTCAGCTTGACCCGCAACGCGGATAAATCGGCTCTCTGTGGTAATTGGTCCCAAGCTTCTGCTAACACTTGGCCCAGGCAATGGCAAACCCGCCAAATAAGTCTTTAAGGCGGGGGCAACTTGATCTGGCGTTACATCACCCACAATAGCCACTATAACTCCCTGATTATCCTTTAAAATCGACTCTTGCACCGCAACAAGATCAGCACTTGTAACCGCAGCAATATCGTCTGGGCTGAAATAGACATAACGTGGATCTTCAACGCCATAAACCGCCGCTAAGAACTGCTTTTCAAATTCATACGTCGGGGTAGTTTGGTATTGTGCACTGTGTTCCACACTGCTGTTTAAGGTAAGAGCGATCATTTGCTCGTTCAATGCAACATCGGTCAATGAACCAGATGTTAGCTTTAACATTTGGCCTAGCTGGTCTGCTTGACCGGAAAGTTCGACCCCGCTAGCGTTTCCATCAATAAAGACATTGTAACCAATGCCATCAAGATCTAATTTATCGAAAAAATCTTGGCCGCTTCGGCCTTCTAGCCCAGAACGAATACGGACCTCACTCCATTGCTCCGAAGCCGCAATGAGGTCATTGCTCATTTGACGGTTGCCACCAAAAACCAT from Reinekea marina includes the following:
- a CDS encoding methyl-accepting chemotaxis protein; its protein translation is MFEAPLMKNHSPEKPKSRSGSLKVRFACFILAIALAVLAVNLFIIKKIQTVHPIVDQQLTLIATQAAQSTQHIELIANQQINIERVHQINGAINLLNETTYWYFQGALTLVTASLESGREKHDQLLQQLTAMSRSDPENAAVFVGITKEAESFQLYAERMFEMFESNSVSMGKSMGEGAKLQADKVLTLLNALRDQYVNEQANSMDQISQGSNAIKQAGDAAYAAGENIGRTAKSIIGSALTYSVALLVIIVIAAAVAFQMLLKPIQQLSKRIQAGIKRNEWPLLEAHSDPELHGVVTAYNKLVEQINSSRQATEHSAQLLDSLMAQASPKEEGLSENTNKVQKEIEMVSVATHQLSDSAEQVKSTTETASELVSQVTSAVTFGQQTIAESVQSLERLTHRIDNSTEVVNELAKNTEEIGTVLSVISGISEQTNLLALNAAIEAARAGDQGRGFAVVADEVRSLASRTQQSTVEIQETVQKLQQGAEQAVKEMSESRASSEKNMAHARQVQDSIEQVAQLVSEMQKLNNQIAEATGEQSSVAISVDDSVMRITEQITRLTEHALLLDQMAGSVHKISDQLKS
- the serA gene encoding phosphoglycerate dehydrogenase, yielding MNKTSLDKSKIRILLLEGVHQSALDTLTNAGYSNIELLKGSLPEAELIEKIKNVHFIGIRSRTQLTEKVFEAAKKLVAVGCFCIGTNQVDLKAAAARGIAVFNAPYSNTRSVAELVLAEAILLLRGVPEKNAACHQGGWKKTAENSYEIRGKKLGIVGYGSIGTQLGVLAEGLGMEVLFYDIVTKLPMGNAQQVGSLNDLLSKADVVSLHVPETTSTKWMMAKAQFDQMKENSVFINAARGTVVDIDDLADAIRSNKLLGAAIDVFPVEPRSNTDEFVSPLREFDNVILTPHVGGSTLEAQLNIGIEVAEKLATFSDNGTTLSAVNFPQVALPSHPNAHRILHVHKNIPGVLSEINTVFSENNINIIGQYLQTSEQIGYVVIDVSADCSETALEKVLAVTGTIRARILF
- a CDS encoding c-type cytochrome; this encodes MKKLLILISTLTASFVFADYTSYEDEVAERLKPAGNVCVQGEECTTATATATVADTGPKSGDQVYTTACAACHGTGALNAPKLGDAAAWAPRQAKGLDTLYANAINGFNAMPPRGGNAALSDDEVKAAVDHMLNGL